The genomic interval CTGCGGCGGATTTTCGTGGCTTCTTCACTCATGCCGATTTACCCTGCTTTTCATTCATTACGGTACGGACACGGGCAATATCCCGCCGCACCTGCCGCAGCTGGGAGTTGTTCGCCAGCTGACCGGTCGCATTCTGCATGCGAAGATTGAACTGTTCGCGCAGGAGGCCTTCCAGCTC from Acidiferrobacteraceae bacterium carries:
- the rpmC gene encoding 50S ribosomal protein L29, translated to MKAKDIRAMDDAKCKEELEGLLREQFNLRMQNATGQLANNSQLRQVRRDIARVRTVMNEKQGKSA